A DNA window from Delphinus delphis chromosome 6, mDelDel1.2, whole genome shotgun sequence contains the following coding sequences:
- the NMRK1 gene encoding nicotinamide riboside kinase 1 isoform X1, with the protein MKTFVIGIGGVTNGGKTTLAKNLQKRLPNCSIISQDNFFKPESEIETDENGFLQYDVLEALNMEEMMSAISHWMESAAHPLASRDRGNTEEIPILIIEGFLLYNYKPLDTIWNRSYFLTIPYEECKRRRSTRIYEPPDTPGYFEGHVWPMYLKHRKEMENISWEIVYLDGTKSEEDLFSQVYEDLMQELAKQNCLQVTA; encoded by the exons ATGAAAACATTTGTCATTGGAATCGGTGG tgTGACAAATGGTGGGAAGACAACACTGGCTAAGAATTTGCAGAAACGCCTTCCAAACTGCAGTATCATATCTCAGGATAATTTCTTTAAG cCAGAGTCTGAGATAGAGACAGATGAAAATGGATTTCTTCAGTATGATG TGCTTGAAGCACTTAACATGGAGGAAATGATGTCCGCCATTTCCCACTGGATGGAAAGTGCAGCACACCCTCTGGCATCAAGAGACAGGGGAAACACTGAGGAAATTCCCATCTTAATTATCGAAGGTTTCCTTCTCTATAATTACAA GCCCCTTGACACTATATGGAATAGAAGCTATTTTCTGACCATTCCGTATGAAGAATgtaagaggaggaggag TACAAGGATCTACGAGCCTCCAGACACCCCAGGGTACTTTGAGGGCCACGTGTGGCCCATGTATCTAAAGCacaggaaagaaatggagaacatCTCATGGGAAATCG TTTACCTAGATGGAACAAAATCTGAAGAGGACCTCTTTTCACAAGTGTATGAAGACCTAATGCAAGAACTAGCAAAGCAAAATT
- the NMRK1 gene encoding nicotinamide riboside kinase 1 isoform X2: MKTFVIGIGGVTNGGKTTLAKNLQKRLPNCSIISQDNFFKPESEIETDENGFLQYDVLEALNMEEMMSAISHWMESAAHPLASRDRGNTEEIPILIIEGFLLYNYNTRIYEPPDTPGYFEGHVWPMYLKHRKEMENISWEIVYLDGTKSEEDLFSQVYEDLMQELAKQNCLQVTA, encoded by the exons ATGAAAACATTTGTCATTGGAATCGGTGG tgTGACAAATGGTGGGAAGACAACACTGGCTAAGAATTTGCAGAAACGCCTTCCAAACTGCAGTATCATATCTCAGGATAATTTCTTTAAG cCAGAGTCTGAGATAGAGACAGATGAAAATGGATTTCTTCAGTATGATG TGCTTGAAGCACTTAACATGGAGGAAATGATGTCCGCCATTTCCCACTGGATGGAAAGTGCAGCACACCCTCTGGCATCAAGAGACAGGGGAAACACTGAGGAAATTCCCATCTTAATTATCGAAGGTTTCCTTCTCTATAATTACAA TACAAGGATCTACGAGCCTCCAGACACCCCAGGGTACTTTGAGGGCCACGTGTGGCCCATGTATCTAAAGCacaggaaagaaatggagaacatCTCATGGGAAATCG TTTACCTAGATGGAACAAAATCTGAAGAGGACCTCTTTTCACAAGTGTATGAAGACCTAATGCAAGAACTAGCAAAGCAAAATT